The Vampirovibrio chlorellavorus genomic sequence CCGTTGTGAAAAAGTTTTCCAACGTACGGGTCATCATGGATGAGGTGCTGGATATCGATCCGCAGGCCAAAACCCTGAAACTGAAGCACAACGCCGAGGGCGTCAGTTATGACATGCTGGTGCTGGCCACTGGCGGGATGACCCACTACTTTGGCAACGATGCCTGGGCCCAGCATACCCAGAGCCTGAAAACGGTGGAAGAAGCTCTGGATATGCGGCGTAAGGTCTTTATGGCCTTTGAAAAAGCCGAGCAGGAGCCTGATCCCCAAAAGCGGGACGCCTTGATGAACTTTGTCATCGTGGGCGGGGGCCCTACCGGGGTGGAATTGGCCGGAGCCCTGGCCGAGCTGTCCCGTTTCAGTATGCCGTCCGATTTCAAGAACATTGACTGCCGTCGGGCCAACATTATATTGGTGGAAATGGGGCCCCGGGTGTTGGCCGCCTACCCCGAGGATTTATCTCAAAAGGCCGGGGAAACCCTGGAGCGCTTGGGCGTTACTTTGCGCACCGGCACCTCTGTGACCGATATTCAGGAAGGCATGATTACTCTCTCTGCTCAGGGAAACACCGAGCATATTCCGGCGGAAACCATCCTGTGGGCCGCTGGGGTGAAGGCCTCTCCCCTGGGACAGTTGTTATGCGAGAAAACCGGCTGCGAGCTGGATCGGGGGGGGCGGGTCATTGTGGAAGCCGACCTGTCCGTTCCCAAGCACCCGGAAATTTTTATTGTGGGCGATTTGGCCAACTACTCCCACACCCCCGATAAACGTCCCTTACCGGGGGTAGCCCCGGTGGCCATGCAGCAGGGCCGTTATTTGGCCCAATCTATTCTCAAGCGCCAGAAAGGCCAGTCGGTTCAGCCCTTCAAATATCTCAACAAGGGAAATCTGGCCGTTATTGGCATCAACGAGGCGGTGGCCGATCTGCATAAAGTCCATCTCAGTGGCTTCCCGGCCTGGTTTATTTGGGCCTTTGTCCACGTCATGTACCTGGTGGAGTTTGATAATAAGGTACTGGTCATGTTGCAGTGGCTATGGGCCTTCTTCACCCGACGCCACAGCGCCCGCCTGATCACGGGTAAGGGATCCTACGATTAATTCCCGCTTTCAGTTTTTACGGTTATTTTTTTTCAATAGGCCTCCCTCCCGATTTTGCACGGATGGTCTTGAGCCAATGCCCAGTGGTCTGGGGTGTGTGGTTTCTCTCCGACACTCAGACACGCCCGGAGTGGCGTCTTTTCGGACGGTCTCTCCGTGGGCTCCCTCGAATCGCTCCAGAGTGTAGTAGCCCCTAGGGTAATGGCGTGGGGCTGCGGGAACGGAGTAAGCTATAATCAGTTAGGTTAGGTAATCAGGCTGGAAAAAGCGTATGGGGTTCCTCAAAAGGCTCATCAAGGAGAAAGAGCTGGCCTTGCTCTTGCTGACCGGGCTGGCCGTGATTGTGCTGATGGATGCTCTGCTGGCGGAAGGCTTCCGCAAGGATCAGCGCAACCGGCAGATTCTGGACGCCGAGCGCTTGCAAGCCAAGGTGGAATCCTCTCTGGAAGAGCATGTGACGGCTTTAATCGCCTTGAAAGTCGTTTACCAGAATTTTACCGACATTACCCATTACGACTTCCAACAGTACGGTAAATCCATCACCTCCACCCTGGGGGGCTTTCAACGCCTGTTGTATATCGACCCCTCCCTGACCATTCGGCAGGTGTATCCGCTGACGCCGGAAAACGCAGGGCTGTACAACTACTCCCTGCTGAAACAGGGGCCCATGACCCGGGCTTTGCTGAACGCCAAGAATTCCCAAAGCCCTTCCACCTCCCGGCTGATTCCATTCCTGAATCATCCTAAAAGTTTCTGGGCCTTCATCCCGATTTACCGCAATAATGCCCGACACGATTTTTTGGGGTTTGCCGCTGGCGAAATCTCCATGGAGAAAGTGTTTCAGCCTCTGGCCCCTTCTTTTTCCGCCTATCAAATCCAGTTGATCGATCCGGCCAATGTGAAGCTGTTTGAACATGTCACCATTGATGGCACTGTCAACAAGCGGGTGTATACCTCCCGCTTTAATTTACTGGGTCAGCCCTGGCGGCTTCAGCTCAATCCGGTCAATCCGCCCACGGAAACCCTGCTGTTTCAGCGGAGCAGCTTGTGGGTGGGCGGGCTCATGATTCTCTTTCTGCTGGGGCTGGTGATTATGGGCTCCAAGCGGCATAAGTTTGAGCTGGAAGAGGCTCAGAAGCAGTTTGAGACGATTGTGGAAGCTTCGCCAGACGGCATTTTGCTGCTGGATGAGCGGTTGGACCTGCAGATTTCCAACCGGGTTATTCGGGACTGGCTGGGGCAAGATGAAGTCGCCTTGCAGGGAAGGAACTTCTTTCAGCTGTTTGAATGCCAATGCCCGAATTTGGGCAAATGCAGCGAATTGTCTCACTTGCTTTGCACCACCACCCAATTTGCCCAGGATTTGCCGGATGTACTGGAAACCCGGATCATCGACGCGCCGGAGACTAGCCCTAAAACCCTGCGCTTGAACGCTTCCCGCATTGTGCAGGAAAAAAACGGGAAAAAAGAGCCCGGTTTCATTTGCGTGCTGGGCGATATTTCTACCAGCAAAGAATTGGAACGGGTCAAGGAAACCTATGTGGCCACCCTGACCCATGACCTGAAAACCCCTTTGCTGGCCCAGCAAATGGTACTGGAAACCCTGGGGAATGGCACCATTGGCCCCATTAACGAGGAGCAGCGCAAATTGCTGCTGGGGGCCAAGGAAAGTGTGCATGATCTGGTGGAGATGGTGAACAGCACCCTGCTGTTCTACAAGCTGGAATCCTCGCATGTGCAGTTACACCGTCAAAAATCCCAGTTGGCCGGGGTGGCGAAAGAGGTCATGAGCAGCCTGCAGCCTTTGGCCGAGAAAAAGGACGCGCCTTTGGAGCTGGATGCGGCCATGGCGTTGCCGGATGCCTGGATTGACGTGATTCAGATGAAGCGGGTATTCCACAATTTGTTGTCTAATGCCATTAGTTACGGACGCAAAGGGGCGCCCATCCGGGTCAGTATTACGGTGGAATCTCGGGGTGATGATGGCGAATGCCTGCTGATTGAGGTCTACAACGAAGGCAAGGGGATTCCGCCTGAAGAGATACCCAAAGTTTTTGACAAGTATTATTCCCTGTCTCGCAAGTTTAAACAGATTGGCACCGGACTGGGCTTGTATATCTCCCGTCGCATTGTGGAACTGCATGGGGGCAAGTTATGGGTCACCAGTGAAGTGCAGAAGCAGACCCGCTTTTTTATCTCGCTGCCCGTGATGCAACAAGTGGAAAAGGCCACCACGACCGGCCCCGTCAGAAAAATGGCGGTTTAGACCGCACAACAATGCTTAGGAAAGGCCCGTAAACGCAGTATGGATTCTTTTTTCTTGTGCGCTTTTTGTTTTCAGAAAAATTCCGTATTCGTGGATCCCTCCGGCGGGGAGAGCCAGCGCTATGTGGAGGACTGTCAGGTGTGCTGTCAGCCCAACCGGCTGTCCGTGTGGTGGGATGAGTACGAAGAGGTCTATGTGGCCGATAGTGAGCCGGAAAGTTAAGGGGCAAGTCGTAAGCCCGGGACTGCGGAAGCGGCCGGTTTTCTCGATGAGTTATCTTGATGAAGCGGGGGCTATTCCATCCCCTCGCGCGCTTGTGAGTCATTCTGCTTAATAGTGCTTTGGGATTCCACCGCCCCGGCGCGTGGTGTGGTATTTTAAAATCTCGCAGGATATGGGCAAGCCCGGGGACTGTCGCCCGTGATCGGTTGACGAGCGGCGGCACCTGTGAAGTTTTGAATAAAAAATTCTGAGTCAAAAGTTCTGAGTAAAAATTCTGGATAGTTGAGCATGGCCAAGCTGCTGATAGTAGAGTCTCCCGGTAAGTTGAAAACCCTGCGCAGTATTCTGGGCGCGGGTTGGAACGTGCAGCCCAGCGTGGGCCACATCACCGAACTGGCCCATGACGGCGAG encodes the following:
- a CDS encoding NAD(P)/FAD-dependent oxidoreductase — its product is MTAPWVPHVVIVGGGFGGLYAAQALGNQPVKVTLIDKRNFHLFQPLLYQIATGSLSPGDIASPLRTVVKKFSNVRVIMDEVLDIDPQAKTLKLKHNAEGVSYDMLVLATGGMTHYFGNDAWAQHTQSLKTVEEALDMRRKVFMAFEKAEQEPDPQKRDALMNFVIVGGGPTGVELAGALAELSRFSMPSDFKNIDCRRANIILVEMGPRVLAAYPEDLSQKAGETLERLGVTLRTGTSVTDIQEGMITLSAQGNTEHIPAETILWAAGVKASPLGQLLCEKTGCELDRGGRVIVEADLSVPKHPEIFIVGDLANYSHTPDKRPLPGVAPVAMQQGRYLAQSILKRQKGQSVQPFKYLNKGNLAVIGINEAVADLHKVHLSGFPAWFIWAFVHVMYLVEFDNKVLVMLQWLWAFFTRRHSARLITGKGSYD
- a CDS encoding sensor histidine kinase produces the protein MGFLKRLIKEKELALLLLTGLAVIVLMDALLAEGFRKDQRNRQILDAERLQAKVESSLEEHVTALIALKVVYQNFTDITHYDFQQYGKSITSTLGGFQRLLYIDPSLTIRQVYPLTPENAGLYNYSLLKQGPMTRALLNAKNSQSPSTSRLIPFLNHPKSFWAFIPIYRNNARHDFLGFAAGEISMEKVFQPLAPSFSAYQIQLIDPANVKLFEHVTIDGTVNKRVYTSRFNLLGQPWRLQLNPVNPPTETLLFQRSSLWVGGLMILFLLGLVIMGSKRHKFELEEAQKQFETIVEASPDGILLLDERLDLQISNRVIRDWLGQDEVALQGRNFFQLFECQCPNLGKCSELSHLLCTTTQFAQDLPDVLETRIIDAPETSPKTLRLNASRIVQEKNGKKEPGFICVLGDISTSKELERVKETYVATLTHDLKTPLLAQQMVLETLGNGTIGPINEEQRKLLLGAKESVHDLVEMVNSTLLFYKLESSHVQLHRQKSQLAGVAKEVMSSLQPLAEKKDAPLELDAAMALPDAWIDVIQMKRVFHNLLSNAISYGRKGAPIRVSITVESRGDDGECLLIEVYNEGKGIPPEEIPKVFDKYYSLSRKFKQIGTGLGLYISRRIVELHGGKLWVTSEVQKQTRFFISLPVMQQVEKATTTGPVRKMAV
- a CDS encoding CPXCG motif-containing cysteine-rich protein: MDSFFLCAFCFQKNSVFVDPSGGESQRYVEDCQVCCQPNRLSVWWDEYEEVYVADSEPES